The Argentina anserina chromosome 5, drPotAnse1.1, whole genome shotgun sequence genome includes the window AACCAACGCAAATCAAGACAAACAAAACACCAGCAAGTTCAATAATATGTGATAAAAATGaagtaagaaaaaaagagagagtagACCTCCATGAGCACCATATTAGATTTTCAAGGAAGATCTTACAGCTTGGCAGCCATATGCCACTAGATCACTATCTTCAGTGATGACTGCCGCGATTCCGCCCTTATCTGCTTCAAGACTGGCCAGGTATGCTAGCTGTGCATCAGCCTCATATGGAGCTACAACAAATTCAATGTTCTCTGCTCTCAAAACCTGGAAGGCCAACAGTGGACAAATTACTTTTGGACTCTGGGTCAAAGATAAATAAAAAGGCTATGAGCTCTGATAATACAAACATAATGACCAGAAAGGCATCAAGTAAATAACTTAGGATGAGGTTTGATTTCACAAGTACTGAATCAAAAGGCAGTGACATGAAAATTGAATTCAAACTTTACAGAAAGTAAGAAGTATACCTAGATAAGTAGAAAGTAATTACCTTTATAAGCTCATGTGCCATAGATGGAGTTACACTCACTGCCCTCTACAAATGATGAACAAACACATTACATATCAGATAAACAATAGGCAGGAAATAGTATCCTATAGTAAACTCAACCACATTTGATATCGTAACATGCTTTCCATATAGTCATGAATTgacaacacataaacaactttttaTGTTCAAGTGATGCAGCACTCATTATAAGTCGAGAAGTATATAACTCAGGGATTCAGGAGAACTGGTCCAATTACTGTAATCTTCAAAACCAAACAACGAATACCAAAATGGATGAGAAGTAATGCATAACTTCAAGTTATGCCACTCACACCAAATGTCACAGAAATTCCTAGATTGAACTTGGCTAGAGGAACACTAGAGCTACTCATATATACTGAGCTACTGACATATAATGTACTAGGAAGTATAACTGCTGAATAACATGTACTACATACCTGAAAGAGCTCGGTGGCGGCTCTAACATTTCCTTCATCAACTTTTTCCATTGccaaatcatgaaatttctGCCTTCTCCTGTATCAATGATAATATTGCGAATTAATAACACAAACACCTGTTTCACAAAACTGAACAAGTAGGCGGAATACAATCGCTAATGtacgagaaaaaaaaactaaacaaacTTGCCTGTGGCGTTCATCCCCAGTGGCAGCCTTACATGGTACATTGCCACCATCAAAAACCACCACTGGGGTTATCTCATGGTGCTGAAGCATATGTATCCGGTGCATAAAATAGTCAATGTACTTCAGCTTCCTTTCGCTATTCGAATTCATACACAGCTCCAAACTACATGAATACGCTGCCAaacaaatttgaaaagaaacaaaatttgtAATCAAAATCTCATTACCCAACTGAAgcaaaaaccaaagaagtaaAGGTCAAAACTTTAGTACCTCCTTTGTGAAGCCATGAATAGGCATCAATACCCACCTGCAAAATCAATTCACAAAACCCAAAATTCAATCTAACCCAATTTAAAGATGAATTGAtaagaataaaaatcgaaacttTGGGATGGAAACTTACACGTTTGCCGGCGTATTTCCTGATATGAATGATTTGAATGTAAGGTTTGATGAATCTGAGGAGATCTTTGATGCCCATTTTGCCTGTTTGGGTTTTTTCAGTTTCTAGGGTTTTTGGGTTCTCTggatttctaattttgtttccaATTGATGAAATGAGGAAGGAAATGAGAGGGGCTTAATGTTTGAGAAAATGGCGGGAAAAAAAGCAAATGGGAGATTGCCACGTTGCATTTTGGTGATATTGACTGTCCTTTTACCGCCaaattgagttgaaattcCCGCGGGTGACGATGCGGTGAACGCTCTTGTCCACGCGCGTGCGGCACacattttcatttaatttttctttttcttttttgtcataaaagtaagaaaataaaattcccAAGATCAAATTATGAAGGTCATACAGAGAGCTTATCAATGCCAATAAGAAACAAGAAAGTCTTTTTGTATGAATTCACGTATTCTGAGGTGTTAACTTGTGAATATTGAAACGTGAAGTATGTAATTGTGTAAAGTGAAAATGATAAACTTTATTAATGTATATCACGATAAAACATTAAAACCTTGTCAacattattgttttttttagaatcGACGATTTTTATCATATATAGAACAAATAGGAAGTAACATGAACTTGGAACACTCTCTAGGGTTTCGAAACAACGAAATCATGCGagtcaaataagaaaaaacataTCTAACTCAATGCTACAGACCATCAATGAAAATACACCAGAGCCAAATGTGAGACTACTTACTTATTATATCACTAGAGCCATCATACTCGGAGGAGTTAACCTAGTAAGATCTAAAGAGACTTCCGACTCTCAAAGGGTCCCGTAACAAGAACCGCAAAAATAGCattgttattttttaaaaaaatcttgTTTTATACACTTGTAGTATGACTTGAGAATGGGACGCTGAATTCTCAAACAAATTATTCTTTTATGATTTTACCAGTTTCAGCCTTATAAATATGATAAAAGAAGTGTTCGTAGTGATTCTACTATTTCTTAAGCATCATATGTTCGTAAACTGTTTGAAATTTAatatgagtatattttcacGATTTTGAGTGAAAATTTATTGTCgttgttattgttgttgttgttgttgttgtgtgcTGGTGAACACTAATTGCCATGATAACGAGTAACATAAATAATTTCAAGAGCTTTTTTGGTGTTAACACAGATATTGGGCCTCAAAACCCAATGGGGAAGGTCCAAAGTCCAAACCCGAAACCAAACCCGAACCGCTTGGCTGAATTACTCGCTTCCCTGCGTTTTTAGTCTGAAGAGCCGCTTCAAACTCCGCCACAATCTTGgcgccctctctctctctctctctctctctctctctctctctctctctctctctctctctctctcctccgtcGTAAAGCCAATGTCTGCTCTCGCCGATAACGACGAATTCTCCTACTACGATGACGAAGACGATGACGACAATGGTGATGACGGCTTCCACGACGATATGGAGGCCATCCGCCGCGCCTGCATGCTCACCGGCAAAGACCCCGACGACGTCATCGCCAAATCCGACGGCGAAGACGACGAAGAAGCCggcccctcctcctccgctcCCAATTCCGACTCCGATTTCGACGACGACCTCGAGCTCCTCCGCAAAATCAAGAGCCAATTCTCCGACGCTTCTCTGAAGAAGCCTCTCTCGCTGAAGCCGCTCTGTACTTTGCTGCCGCCTTCCGCCTCCGACGAGGAGGAGGACGACTACCAGACGCTGCTCGCCATTCGCAAACGCTTTGCTGCCTATGAGAACGGTAAGCCTTACATAATCTCTGTTAATGCATTTGTGTATGCTAATTAAAATTGTGGAGTGACTACAATTAGGTCAGTTCTGTTAGCAGAAATTGAAGAATTAGGATTCAGCTAAAGCTTTTCACCttttgttcattgattgaggGTCACTTAAAACGTTTGGATTATATGACAACTTTAGCTATTTTAGGTTTAGGAGTGAGATGGTAACTGGTACGGTACATTGAAAATGCGTATCGTGTATGATCCCGGTGTATGTTTCTACATGAATCGCTGTTTTTATGAGCACAAAGCTCCAATCTATTGATAATAGTTAGTGTGCTAATGAAAGGATTGGGTGACATTATTTCTACTTGAGTATGGATGTAATTATTGGCTGTACTGTTTTCTATATCACTGCATTGAATTTCTGTATTTCACCGCAAGGATCTTAGTTTATTATCTTTTAGATACCCAGGAGAAAAGTGCTGATCAGATTGATTCTTCCTGCAAATCAGTTGACGAAACTTGCAATGAAGTATCTGGGACTGATGCTCATGAGAGGTTTCGTTCTATGGTCACTGATAATGAAGAGGGACAGCCGTCAACTTCCATTGAGTGGAATCAGTCAGATTCTTGTAAGTCGCCAATCAAAAGTTCAGAGTTCCCAAAGTCTGCACTGGCTTTTTTGGATGCTATTAATAAGAATAGGTCCTGTCAGAAGTTTCTTCGAAGTAAGCTGATACAAATCCAAGCTAAAATTGAGGAAAACAACAAGCTGAAGCAGCGCGTCAAAATCCTTAGAGACTTTCAAGCTCATTGCAAGAGACGGACAGGAGAGGCACTGTCCCAAAAGAAGGATCCTCGTGTCCAgttaattttaacaaaaaagcCAAGGgctaactcaaaggtgagttttacttttgatttttgtttttttttacgaGTAAGCATCAGCTACTCTTAGCATTTATGAATAAATGCTTGGTTGAGGGtagaaaaaatttaaaaattcacATTTGAATAAATAAGAATCAGTGGAACTATCCATTCCAAGCCTCTTGATTGTTGAAATGTCAAGTTATTGTTCATCCTGGCTGCTATTTATTCATTTAAGTTATTGGTTTCAAACTTCCATTGTACAGCATATAAGATAACTTTATCCTAGAAAAGACGACGCAAATGTGACAGTTGTAATTTTGTCCTTCACTGGGATTGTTAGTTTTCATGACAGTCTATAGGATATTTCACATGAAAttgtctttttcttcttgccTTTTGAAGTTGATATATGATGGCTTCCTTGTAATGTCCATTAAACTTATTGTTCATACAGGCACATGACAGAGCTACCAAAGTTATGTCCTACGGCCCAGAAGAAAACTTACATGTTGCTGATTACAGAAAGGCATCGTCAAGATTTCCACTGCCAATAGATTCAAAAAATTGGTCAGAGGTAGAAAAGAAAGATCTTCAAAAGGGAATAAGACAGCAATATCAGGAAATGGTTCTTCAATCTTCTATGGATGAATCAAGGTATCTTCACTCCTTTTCATCATGTATGAAGTCATGTCACATTAACATTTTAAGGTGCTTTCTGAAACGAATTGGGATTGGTGAAAGTTCGGAATAAACCTACATATAATAGGCTATGTAAGTTTTTAGCACTTGGCACAAATCCCTTTTATTCAATACCTAGCAGTAGCAGCTATTTATCTTTGAAATTTATGGTTGTGTATAATTCCAACCGGATTCATTTGATGTTTTAAAAGAGATTAGAATGGTATAATATCCCTTTTTGTCTAGCTTACCTAGACTTTAGTGATGTACATTACTCCACAGTGTTTCCTAAACATGCTCGCTGACTTCATTTATCCTTCACAGTTATTCTGAGACACCTTGTGGAGACCCGAATGACATTGATAGCATTTTGGCTTCGATTAAGGATCTAGACATTACCCCATATAGCATCAAAGAGTTCCTGCCTAAGGTTAACTGGGAGCAGTTGGCTTCCATGTACGTTCCGGGTCGCTCTGGTGGAGAATGTGAAGCAAGGTATGATTTTTCTGTGATGGTTCACCTCTCATGGCATTACATTTTTAATGGAgatatttctttttatatttataagtTTCAAACAAATAAAACGATCAATTTCAAAATGTTGGCAACCCACTAATCTAACTCCAACATattacactttttttttttttgctttatgTATCTGTCTTCcgttatttgtaaaaatagtCATAAGATGTAGTTTCAATGCTGAAATGTAACATACTTGTAAAAATATAGGGGATTGGCAGATCAGCTGCATCCAACTTTTCACATGAATAAGTCATATTTTTAAAGTTTGAACGGTAATTTCATTTGGCTTATTGAAATTAACTGTAATTTTTTCTTGACCCAAATAATAACCTTCTTCTAAGTCAAAGAACAATGAAACAAgtgttcatgataagctcaACATATGGGAATTGTCACTACTTAATACACCCATTGGCAGTTTGTGAGATgggattttcattttgtttcatGTGTCAATATGTGCAGTACTTGATttgtgttttttgtttctcttgATTGTCTTGAAGCATGTGTATTCTTCCATGAAGCGAGATTTCAGACCTCTGTGAGGTCTTCCTCAGAGACGCTTTTACCATTGTTCGAATTGATTAAAAAGTTCAGCATGTGTCATAAAGGTGGGACCCATAGTTTTGAGTCGTTTTGACTATGAAATTAATCAATACAGTGCTGTTGAGTGCATCTGTGGTGATTTCCATCAAGGATAGATGTGATGCTTTCATTAACTTCTGCCTGTCAGATCATACTAATCATgctaacaattttttttttttttgaggaaGTACTAATCATGCTCACATGGATACTTCATGTGTGTGATGACATCTTGCAGGTGGTTGAACTGGGAGGATCCCTTGATCAATCACGGACCATGGACTACAGATGAGGATAAGATGATTCTGTATCTTGTCCAGAAGAACGGGGTCAATGATTGGAGTAATATCTCAGAAGCAATGGGGACTAACAGGACTCCATTTCAGTGTTTGGCACGCTACCAAAGGAGCCTAAATGCTTCTATACTGAAACGGGAGTGGACCAAGGATGAGGATGCAAAACTTTCTTCTGCTGTAGAAGCTTTTGGTGAGAGTGATTGGCAGTATGTAGCTTCTGCATTGAATGGACGAACCGGTCCTCAATGCTCTAATAGGTTAGTTGCTATTTTTATCTCATTTTTAGACTTCCTGAAGGTGTTTTCTGCTGAACCCAAAAATTGAGGTACATTGTATTCTCAGaccatataaaaaaaatttgcattCATCCTATTGGTATTTAAGAAAGATCAACCATAATTCCTGCTTAATTATTGTCATAATAGACTTGGAATTTTATACAATGTAGTTGGCTCAAGTGTTTTAATACTATGACATGAGCGACTAAGCATTAAATTGTTAAAGTTGTAATTTTAAGATTCTTGCTCCACAGACAAATAAAGCCACCTTGGTTTCATCTGGGTCTGTAGTATTTTGGAGCTTTATTCCTATATGATCCATGGACCAAGTCTTCCCCTAGTAACCTTGTTCTGAGACTTTAGGCCCTTCAAGGTCCTTCCTATACACTCATGGATTGACATATCCTTAATTGCTTCATATTAAATATTGGTTATCTAAATAGCAGCATGTTTAACCTCATTGATGGTGATGGTACGTTTTCATGCTATGCAGATGGAAGAAATCACTTCATCCAACCAGGACAAGAGTTGGTAAGTGGACAACAGAGGAAGACAAACGCCTGATAGTTGCTCAAATGCTTTTTGGGTCAAAAAACTGGAATAAGACAGCTCAGTTTGTGCCAGGCCGAACTCAGTCACAGTGCAGGGATAGGTAGTTTACCGTATTCTGTAGTGAATTTTAAATGCTACTATATTGAGAACTTTGTTAATTATACATTTCTGTTGGCAGATATGTCAACTCTTTAGAACCTTCTTTGAAATGTGGTGAATGGACCAAAGAAGAGGACTCAAGATTGATAGCTGCAATTGAAGAATATGGATATTGCTGGACAAAAGTTGCTGCATGTGTGCCTCACCGGACTGATAATATGTGCTGGAGGTATAGAGTCCTGACTATGTGAAGTTCTTTTATGTACCATTGTGCTGCCCACAGTTGGGTATTTTTACATTTGATCTGACTCTTATTTGATCAGGAGATGGAAGGTGTTGTTTCCGGATGAAGTGCCCTTGCgcagagaagagaaaagaatacGTAAGACTGCTCTCATCCGCAACTTTGTTGATCGGGAAAAAGATCGTCCAGAACTTAGCCCTAATGATTTTCTTCTACAAGATGTTACCTCAAGGAAAAGTTTAACTTATCCTAGGAAGGCAGGAGAATTAAGGTATGATGTTCAAACACTAATGTTATTCTTGTTCCTCTCAATATGTTGATTCTAGAACTACTACTCATCGACTTATGAAATGAACTGCATCAATTTTTGTGTAGACCATTCATCAAATGTTTCTTTATTGGAAATTTCCAGTGTTAGTCAATTTTGTATCAACTGTGTTTTTAAATCTCTTCAGTTTcagtaatttatatataacaataCTCTTTCctcaaaacaaattaaaatgaCTGCATCTTCTCAGTTTCTGTCTTTTTGGACCTTGACATTATAGTTTGCTTGTATATTCCCAAATAATTAGAAATTCAGTCTTGCATAAAACCATTTGCCCCCACTTATTAATATTGAAGCAAACACAGCCTATTGTAGAAGCTTTGTTAAATTCGTGTATTTCTTGGATTGAATAAGTGAAGAGTGTTACAACTTTATTCCAACAGGAAATTCCTTTCTCTAATCTTTGTGGTGCCtgcttttatttttaatgCAGCCGAGTTTTAAAGAGGGTTAAACCCAGGAGACGTAGAAACAATGCTAAATATTGCTCCGAGGAAGAACCTGGGACAAGCAATTCTGATGTT containing:
- the LOC126795944 gene encoding uncharacterized protein LOC126795944; the encoded protein is MSALADNDEFSYYDDEDDDDNGDDGFHDDMEAIRRACMLTGKDPDDVIAKSDGEDDEEAGPSSSAPNSDSDFDDDLELLRKIKSQFSDASLKKPLSLKPLCTLLPPSASDEEEDDYQTLLAIRKRFAAYENDTQEKSADQIDSSCKSVDETCNEVSGTDAHERFRSMVTDNEEGQPSTSIEWNQSDSCKSPIKSSEFPKSALAFLDAINKNRSCQKFLRSKLIQIQAKIEENNKLKQRVKILRDFQAHCKRRTGEALSQKKDPRVQLILTKKPRANSKAHDRATKVMSYGPEENLHVADYRKASSRFPLPIDSKNWSEVEKKDLQKGIRQQYQEMVLQSSMDESSYSETPCGDPNDIDSILASIKDLDITPYSIKEFLPKVNWEQLASMYVPGRSGGECEARWLNWEDPLINHGPWTTDEDKMILYLVQKNGVNDWSNISEAMGTNRTPFQCLARYQRSLNASILKREWTKDEDAKLSSAVEAFGESDWQYVASALNGRTGPQCSNRWKKSLHPTRTRVGKWTTEEDKRLIVAQMLFGSKNWNKTAQFVPGRTQSQCRDRYVNSLEPSLKCGEWTKEEDSRLIAAIEEYGYCWTKVAACVPHRTDNMCWRRWKVLFPDEVPLRREEKRIRKTALIRNFVDREKDRPELSPNDFLLQDVTSRKSLTYPRKAGELSRVLKRVKPRRRRNNAKYCSEEEPGTSNSDVETYDGDEASKKKKKKVSKQRQRRHKDNGPTGDCEAVVPVQKNSRPRRNKKNGQIPGKSNSEVQTCDGDDASKKKVLEKCHRRHKVTEPTGDFVLVSNEYDRRKEPAENSCSDRIIGTSDEDDTISYFLHKSKKRKLEVADHAVQDSLSPCIQDREASLQYEPTIVPGRRKSVRGHQLGFEESISKVLAIDPGSNYETGDPVFASMGKRN